tttttcaaaaaaaaaaaaaaaacgcggaATACAACAATGTTTCGACCGCGTGTATATGTCATACACGGGTATGGTGCACAAAGGCAAAAGCCGACATCATTCTTTATATGTAAAGAcaaattaagatttaatttatagtttgttgATGTTTCTTggttttgtttaatatgttttcataCACAgtttgtgaaataaaaatggcgATCGTTATGTTTTCTACGTTCAAAATCAGTCATGGTtatcaattttgaatttaaattagacttaatttcatataaaatagataataggcGGATGTACAGTTCTTCAGTTTTATTCGGCAATAAagcaaaaataaagaaataattattcaaacaattGATATACTACTATCGTAGTATTGTGCGTCATTTTTTGGGTTTTTTTACAGTCGTTTTTATGGCGAAATCGGCgaagtgtatttttaatcgaaTTTATTGACGGCATACCTCCCACCACTTCAGGTGGTATTTGTGTAGCGCTAATTATTCGTTATGGTAATATCGGTGTGTAGTttcgtttttcatttttttgaatacgATTCTTTATTCGCCGTATGTTAGTAATCCGACGCCTTTTAGTAATCAACTGGCTTTACACTATCACATGACTTTAACATTGTTGTAGACCACAAATACACTGTGCTTCTGACagtgtttttactttaaatgtatttccaTCGcggataattaattttcaatttgtattatcGAGAACgtattaaatacacattattaccgtttatgatattataatatatatatatacgtaattatgtaaaacacgGATACACGTCACACGAACACGTGGATTGACGAATACTCAATACCAACTGATAGAGTTCACTTATGCTCGTAAAAATCGTTATCGAATTATCCGTCATCTGTATACGtatctttaatattgtatcacctttcgatttttttaattcgtagattttttttttcgttgtttCATTTTCGATATTCAGAAGCGATGCCATAAAATTCAATTCTATTATATTCTCATTTATATTTGTCTGTCATAAAATTATAGCCAGTTATCTGTTCAGGTTTCGTGATACAATCCAACGCTAAAATAAACGGAATAGCAGGTCGgtatactttttattgatcaattaatccaacgatattttataatattattatttttttattattattattataggttttaTAGTTCCGCAGGGTGTTATTGTTGATTCTGATGATTTCAAATCGTATATAATCATGGTGTTCTGCAAAGAAAgtactttaaacatttatattataaactatgcaCATCACAGATTTATgtattcttttcttttttttttaaatcatatttttttctttttagggGCGAAAAAACCTATTGTTATGGTTCTCGTAAATGCGCTTCCTGTATCTGAAAAAGTCACGGACAtagcattaaaatttttaaatgataataatttcgaaacaaagttatttaaagtccatcacaataattgtaaatatggtCAAAATATTGTTGGGTTCTAGccattattaaaaaccatatggtaaaagtgtattttttaattattgacattATGACATTGGtagtgatatttatataatttaaaaatcataaaaatatatttgtttttaatttaaacatgtttgaaaataaaaatacataaaaacctaattatattctatgaattgtaattcaaatgttttgatCATTAAATTGTTGAGTTTAATCTATACAAGCACTTAACCACGatctatgaaataatatgtaaaatatttataagattaattaaaacatttttactgacAGGAGGAAACGtctatcataatatgtttgtatcaAATTGATTGATTACTTACCTACACAGTAACGGTGAACAATAAATAgtgtaaagttaaaaaaaatagaccttttaaagcagttaaaaaaaaactcagacTTCCGAGCAAAAACAACGAGTGTGATAAATAccgattttcttaaaaaatgttccaCAGTACCtgtcgttaaaatattatgtaacaataattcattattatatatttatgaaacatttctataactttattgatttatttatgtaccgaaatgttaatattaccgaatgtaatactatgtataataataatatgatattatatctacataGCAAGTttctcaaataatatttgaaatataaatttatgattattctagatttacttaaaagtatatttcattGCACACagtttactgaaaaaaaaaaagaataaatttgttttcttcCTACGGATTCGAATATCATTTCGAATTGTATTGTTAATAACTTTGTACTTTGACAGAACGTCGCGTTCGACGTctaggtttattttttattttaagtcgccgtttttatttgttcattttttgttcCAACGGTTTACAGATGAGCGTcaggttaaattattattactactgtcttgacaaaaatttaaaaaaaaatcaaaacttttaCACTGCAGATATGCGTGAACGCGGCGAAACCGTCAACGCGTTTCAATGTTGATCATTACGTATTTTTCTTGTCTCGTCTGCTGAAATTGTTTATAGCGATGTCGCGTTcattgaaaaacataatttttctattaaataattcttaaaaaaaaaaaaaaaaatatcatattatatactttttactcgGTTTCGCGGACGGGACTACTTGAACAGAACTTTTGCGTTAAGACGCGAGTGCGCGggttggaaataataataactctaaGACGGAACGCGCCAATAAACAGGTTTGGGCGAGTtttcatagatatttttatccatCGTATCTTTTTATAACACTCCAGTCGGCATTTGTGCAGTCACTGTTCAATTGCGAACTGTCCACAGtcgttatttttatcgtttactTGGTTTTTATTAACCGCCTGCTTTGtcgtgacaataatattatatattatacggccTACATCGATCGTTTATGGCAGATGGCGCATTGACTGCGCGTGGTCTATCATGTGTGTGCGTGTCCATCGACGATGGCGGCCACTATGATATGATGTCTGCTCGTATCGCCGATCCTCGACCGcctaaaaagagaaaaaaaaaacaaaaaaatctcaCATCTCTCGCGTGTACGCAACAAcgctaaaatttattattttaacggaTCGGACACCGGAACGTGTCGCGTGCGAACCTAAATTTGCGGTATAAACAGGCACCTATATActcaaacaatataataatgtattttatggaaACAGTTCTACACACGCGCGGcgaagaattattattgttttcgagATTATTTATGGTTTACCAGTGGTGGCCGATCCTAAGGGTGGGTGGTGGCGAAGAAGGGTCGTAGTGCTCTGTGCACCGGTGTGCATGTGTGGTCGCGGTACTGCGGGTGGAGAGACTGCAAagaaagtatattatgtgcgTATTGGTGTGCGAGagcgagagagagagagagagagagagtaaGTGCGAGTGAAGGAGAGAAAGGGGAATTGTGAAGCGAAAAATAAGTAAGCTGTTCAATCACGATGTTATTATCGACTGGCTGGGCGTATTGTTGGCACGTTGAATAATTCTCTGCGATCAATCATGACAGGAGATGGTTTTCCCTGGTCCGCGTACGCACCGCCACGTTTTTTTCTGAAATCTAACTTATTCTCTCTCTTTTTCTCGCACACGCGTAaacacataacatttttactctCCCCCGCCGTCATCGCCGGTCGTTTACCACTGCGTTCATTGCGCGTTCTAATCCCTTCCCAAAATTCTTTTACACATTTCTTTGCACTTACTGGAACAAAACGTCCGGTGTTATTGTTCAATACTCCTCTCCTTTTCCGCTCGTTAAACACACTTAACTACCTAGCTACCGGCAAACATACATGTAGACGCCCTTCTCCCCccccataaatatatacacacccTTTCACAACAACCATTATCATCCCATTGCGAGTAAACAATAACTTTTGCTAAAACGAAATTATCTTCAGTAGTCTCCACATTcgcagtatatatatacattatatataagtatgttcgtgtgtgtgtgtgtgtgtgtacgtttAAATTTCTCAGATCACATGTGTTATAGAGTTTTACTTTACCGAATGTATAAAAGTTTTGACTAGCTCCGGCGCAGTTGGTGCAGTGCAAAGAAGGGTTTCGACCGCACAGTGATTCATAAATCTCCACTAACCCTGAAAATTACCATCTCTCATGCTCAACAGACTAATGcaaattatttacacacaGACACACGCAGAgcataattttcaatacataCACACCAGAATTGTGCATTGTGAATACACTCGCATCCGTGGAAACTGCTGAGATATCCGCGTGACGAGTGTATTTGTGGAAAATGCATGTCGTAATGGCCATGACGCGTGTCTAGGTGTGTTCGTATACGGTGATTTACGATATGTATttgagtttaaataaaaaaaacaacatagaACTCTATGTTATATTCAAACGTCATTCGtcaaaataccattattacctacaaatgcgtatactataataataataatggtcatGTAAACTTCGCCTATAGTTTTCtcgaataattttctattcgcGTTATGCAGCTATATATAAGATACacccatttataataaatggtttgCGTCATGTTATAATCATCTACTctgtaagaaataaaaatgcatttttttttcattttttagtacTTACCTACTTAGTGTTTTATgtttcaacaaatatttatacgcgttagatttttttgttttatattttggtcTCCGatagaaaattgttaaatttatgagataaaaatataaatttatgtatatatacgcatGCACACACATtctgtttttcaattatagaCTACGTTTggtttatcttatttataacGTGTGCAAAAATCACAccggtaaaataaatattggggaatatgaaaaatggttttcaaaataagttatctaaaaatatgtcattaaaaactcattttacattaaaaccgAATTTCCAATGAAACAAATGCAAGTAAAGGTAGTTTATTATGGTACTGATATAGGTGAAATTCCTAAGGGGACATGCCCTTTTAtttggatttatttaattgctattcaataaaatgtgtaagaGAAGGTCGGAGATTTAAACACGTATTTTGTTACATTTCGTGAAAATACCACAATACAATTATGCATAACTGACGGTTTATACCATACAATTGTATATGgtctgaatatttttaatcgtagaatattaaatttacaataatttataaaagattagtaaattaggtacataatttaatgttacgtTGTAAATACAAACTACGTGTTCGTTGTTATGggattatacttaattactaataaatactttaaaaataataataaaaataaatataataatcatcatttaatttaatttgtctttatttatgtattcggaaataatttcattagaaatctatattatatgtgatctcgatttaaatacgatttataaattaatacttttgagTTGACATAACTCATTCACTCAAGTGTTATTCTcaatgttgtatatttttctaattttctttCGTAATTACTTGTTATTTGGAATGTCAACGGTAgacatagaaaaaataaaaataaagtaattcaaTTTTCGGTTCCAATTTAAAAGTCTTTGTTTTCTCTTTTCATTGTGTACTTAACGCTAAGTAAGTTCGTTGCCATAAAAGTGGAACGAAgctatttttgatttgtttctACCCTGTCCACaatcagatattttattaatttttgttttaaatatttacatttaattaagttacttgtttgtttatataataagaataataacatattatacaaaaaagtttgaaaacgaTCGAGTTTTGCATGGAATTGattacactttaaaataacgaCTATACAAGAATCATATTTTGGTTaagttattcaattataaattataacaatatacttggctgaaacaattataataaatgaagatcaaatataaaagattACAAACATCATAAAAgtcttatacctattttatttaaatatttttttttcacttcctTATGTTGtcggatataatttatttatatttatgaaaacaacAACGGTGTAATTGATcgaaacataaaaacatagttcgtaaaaattattatcggtCTTGTAagacaataaaacaaaaaaagaaaaatctctGCTTATGAATAGTTTtacaagaaataatatttcaagttaCATGTAGTTATTTgaggaatgaaaaaaatgtttcttagCATTCTTAATGATACACAACTGTGCTCTACCAATATTGTACCAATTACATTCTTTACAAAATgagtttataagttaaataacgatataatataatattattataggtatacatgtTTAGCTATTGTACCCAAAATCAATAACGgatgcaatatatttttgaacacatttcacagaaattatattataaactttctGTATTCGTGTTAAAAGCATATAATactacaaattaaattcacCAAGTTTAGAGTTAAAATGAATGTTAcagtttttacgtttttaaactattctCGGATAACACATTATTCAAATTCTCACTGTATACTAAATTTCTCGTTTTACCCAGTTCATTCGGAGATGTCCATATAATTACAtccacatatattatgttcgttCTTAACGATAAATGACCAACGCAACCGGGTTTGTCTGTGtccaacatatttatattttttagtgagagaaaataatttatctttttcgTCCCTACATATTCCAAAATATTGAACCTATGCTTGTTTACGTATTTCCGGTGTTAaataactagaaaaaaaacacacacacacacacacaaacaaatAACTTTTCCGGGTTTCACAGGTTTTTATCGACTTAACCAGTGTCATAAGAATGTATTACCTCTGCCAAGTTTCGTAAATATCCACAAATTGCAGGCAGGCACTATAAGGGTAAATTTTTACTGGTGTGTCATCataagtattgattttttttttggaccaattttattaaacaacagaaaatatacttttaatgacCATTAtcatgtattacattatttcttTAGTTCAAACTATAGGTTATTCAAtcgtagaaatataaaataataaaaaatacaattcaataatTCATAAGATACATTTAtctaagaaaataattgtattattatatttaataaaatagttgtaatatatatatataatataattttggacgtttgaaaatcaatacaattttgactaaaattaaattattgtgattacacattatacatgactaacatattttaatgttttaacatgaaaataataattaaattttactgtaagtcgaaaaataataaaatattggttcTAAATTACTAATATGAAGTTATGATcaactattgtataatacctCTTCACAAGCCCGGACTAATGCTAATGCAGCACGATATAACTGAGCCATTAAACGTGGAACATCgatacattgtttattttaaagacgGTAAGAGTTAAGCAGTTAAACGTTaagagtttaatttattaaaatacagttgAATTTagcaaaaagtaaaaagtatattatttactattattttaaataagcgtATTTAATGTAAGAATTAGCTGGTTAAAACCAACAAACATAACCAATAAAAGATaactctttaaaaataaaattgaacgaGAGTCACAACACCgatgatttgaaaaatcatttactttGAGGGACATTCGTTGTTTTAGAAACaataatgttcaaaataataacttgtcAAACAACAAGTATTAAATAACtgctataaattttaatacgaaATAAACGTTACTTTAGAACTTGATTCTTACACTACTAAGCATTCTGGCTGACGTatgaaaattgattatttacgaTTTGTTTGTACTGTGAATATGTGATCGGTCGATTAACTGAatgactaaattattaatgaaatagcAAGATTGGTCCAAATACCGAATCCGtgtattccaaaaataaacacgtatgttatttatttgaaaatacaaaataatccactgaaaatattaatatgttgtatattaaaatgatttgtcatacttttttgttataatcataaaatcaattattagtgATATTTCAGAATAACTTCCTTGTAGTATAATACATGATTGGTGGACGAgaattttcttaattaaaagtttgcaatttcaatgaatatctatttttattattgtaaaataaacctGTGCTTaatgcaaaaaataataatataaaaaaaataaatataaaatgttattaaagaaCTCAAACTATTAAACACAGCTATAGAAAAAAGGCAGGGTAACTAAATCCCTGTCTGAAAGGGTGTTTAAGGATTAATACTCCCtacaaagttaaattatagtattaaattatgattactacatattatataagctataTTATGCTACCAATTATaagttacataatttatataaaaatgttaatgagtatttaatttaatcggcTTACATTCTCATTCATAACTAGTACTTAATCAACGTCTAAAGCCATAGTCtgaacgttatttttttttaaatgtaactgTAAGAAAAATTTGGTTTTACATAACAGTTAACTAACTGATTGCATGCGTCATTGTTATTCAAATGAATCAAAACTtaactatacttatatataatattatataatcattaatctttatttaagtgtataaaatgtaatttcaaaCGAAACATTAATACACTATAACCACATAATCTTCAAAATCGTTCATCACGTCATTAATAATCAAACTTTATTGCTAACGATTTCgtgtattggttattattttattttgaatgattTATAGAGATTATAAAGTGATTACATAAAACgagttactattatattttaattatttatatatttttttttaatggcatataacttactatacaataataatatacacctacttacttttattaaatattgaacatttttgaaCACCATACTAGTGTCTTTGTatgagtttaataaattacattagttTTGTTTTCTAAAATTGTTGTACTTTTGAAACAATGTCAACTACCTTCGGTGTTTGGCCGGGATGAAGAAGGgaggtttttttaaaaaataccgtAGAGAGTTTTTGTTCGGAAAAAGTGTAATTTTGACGATTGACATGGAAGGGAGGGGCAAGAAGGCAGTGGCACTGTCGGCTTCGaagttcattttaaaaattgctgTGTACAACTAGAGTCGTAAATTATCGGTTTTAGTTTCAAAACGAACGACGTGTTTGCGAGGCGTAACGACATTTTTAAGCGTGTTCCTCCTCTTTCGTCACGgcgtttttaatacaaaaactttCACGTTATTCACGCGCGACATTCTCAAAGGCTTTGCATCTGTTTGGCCGCTGAAAGTAAGCCTAAACCCAAATCATACGTGGGGCGGATGAGTCAAGGACAGGGCGAGAGAAGAGCAGTGCTATGTGGAGAAACAAAATGAAAACGGAtaagaattaatttacaatggaATTTCACAAAGAAACAATATCATTGtgtttaaggttttttttttttatacagacCAGTTTTTGGATGTTAGTAATTAGGAATtcccaaatttaattaaaatacacacacacgcgcacgcACAGACTTCCACTTTCCGGTGGATCACTTGCAGCTGTACACTTAACGAGCTGGTGTGGATCATGTCCCAGCATATTGGCTACCGTTGGCGGCGAAACAAAATACCAAAGACAATCGACGGCAAATTTCAATACGTGCGACCGCCATAAGAATTTCAATCGGCTTGTTTTTACCCAAAACTATTCTCCACGATTCTAGCCGACAATTTGTTCCGGGTCAATTATATATACGGacatatttgattaatttacgaACTTAACGAGAGAGACATTGTAAGCACCTTTAAAGGGATTACAGTCAGATGCCAAAGTGGTTATCAACTCAATTCAACATTCTAAGAACACACTTGAAGTTCTACTAACTTTTTCTTGGAAAACCCTGTTTATAAAATGGTTAAATGTGCAACGAAACTTCTTCTTCATCCGTAAGCCTAGGCCATTCTTAATTGTGAAATTGTGAGAGCATTAAAGCAGATCAAGTCTTGAGGTCAAGCGTTTTTATGTTTGACGTTTGtcactataatttttactagagatatgtcataaaaacaaaaaaaattaatttaacatttagaaTAACGCTTAGTCGAGAAAAATAGTGATTTACAGTCaatcaaaatatgttaatataaatttataaatttgttcgttgttgttttacattaattatagtttagtgATACttcctttttaataatatacgataattaAACGGTTATAGTTATACTgtacaatatttgatttttatcatttattattaatcagttttgtgacttaaaataataatatcaaatacaatcaaatttaaataatatgtcccATGTACCCACTGAGTAATTTGAgtctttaagtaaaataatattaaatattatgtttacgaatgatttcaattttgagttttgatgtaaaacaattctaatattaatataattggatgttaaatcatattttaaactaacacaatagtaatattcaaatatttgtatacatcatattattatgtagaatgTATGTAGTTACTAGAACTAATTTGCCTGgaagtatttaatgtatacatcaGTAGTAACacgatttaacattattataccagaattattattattttatcctttggcataacaaattgtatttcactggttaatatattttattttaaataataataaaaaaaaaatatttaatttaattttaaatttatacgatttacaaatattttattttaaaatatcaaatacatgtattaatGTGATGATATTCTGCTTAACCATTCCATTCATTAGGTAAGTCcgccattataaaataaaaaaaaaatagtaaatattgtagGACTATCCTGATATACAGCCTAATTCCCAGTATTTCGTATCCGACGCATTTATCCAGTCAAATACTCTTTCCGCTTCCACGTCTTTCTTTGCTACGTCCTTATTCCATCTCAATCGTGGTCTTCTCGGCGGTCTTTTTCCAGTTGGATTTTCTTCTAGTACAATACACGTGAGTAGATTTAGACTATGCTCGCATGCCCAGCCCATTCTAGTCTTTTGTTCTGTTTGatcattaaacttaaaaatgtattaaactatttttttcaagtctatagatcattaaatttaaaaattaaatgtatacaaaatggtatgtatattaattttttaggaaACGATTAAGAattttcattgaatttaacGAATGCTTTCTTATTCAGCGTACTTGTAAAAATTGAGATCGAATTGggaaaaatgtacttaaagcctgttgttgttgttgttattattacatttaaaaacataactcACAATTAAAGTGAATACTTAATAGAATACTgttaaataagatatattaaaaataaatcacacaTAATTGTAATTGCAACTCAGAATATATTACTGGTTTCAAGAATCTATAGTATAGGTTTTCTCGgaatataaaacaacaaaataagaactatagtaatagtaaataatgatataacgtcacattataaaataattttttgtttttcgtttttatttgcaaaatacaatcatgtaaatacatttattttttacattaagtatttttgaGTATGTTATACAGGTATCGTCGTAACCTGAACATAGATACCGTCTATTGGTGATACGCTCCATGGCttggttattataaaatatcaaaatatccaCTAACATTTAACGTAAAAACTATCGAAgagaaaatatgtaaaataaataatcgtttattataatcgaacaccatacagttattttaagataattattaaagaactaaaatactttttttaatataaattgaattataatgaaCATTGTAAATTactctaaattatataaattgtgaaACACAagtaaacaacaacaaaaaataaataaattaaaaaaatctatatatattatatttctaatactGTGCATTTTAATAGTCATATATTCATTGGCTTTTAatcagataaattataattttttatataacggaaAGTGTTTTAGTTGTTTTCCTGTAAAACTACTTTACTAATCGatgtaataattcaattatttgtagtaaaatatttttaactttatttaatttcctaatttcattattaataagattaaaatacaagttgttttaaacttaaattacttttaacaactttttttGTTGTAGCTCATCAGTAcccgttttaaaattacattataattagtaatatacttatattatcgttttgttgttgttgttgttgtaatGCAATAGTATATTGAACCCCGATCCCTattccaatatattattattatggattaCATAGTTGtaagaaaatactaaaatactaaagtacatctactataatattgtgaagtaaaaaatcactaaaagtcattatagttaataaaatagtttaaaacaaaatatatttatatagataatgaagtgctatttcaaaatgttgtcattactttttattatttgactaaactaataacttattatccATAcagtaaattacaaaatataaaatattgaaaacaggGTTATTAgaaagttataag
This sequence is a window from Rhopalosiphum maidis isolate BTI-1 chromosome 1, ASM367621v3, whole genome shotgun sequence. Protein-coding genes within it:
- the LOC113558480 gene encoding uncharacterized protein LOC113558480 isoform X2; translation: MSSIPSTTDYCSQFTNVQSPCKCSGIDFTIDMEDNIISFVLFSTNTKEKSVTYELATASFVGKSQLKMDKIILRSFVIQSNAKINGIAGFIVPQGVIVDSDDFKSYIIMVFCKERAKKPIVMVLVNALPVSEKVTDIALKFLNDNNFETKLFKVHHNNCKYGQNIVGF